The following DNA comes from Verrucomicrobiia bacterium.
GTATTGTTGTTGGGTAATCATCTGGCTGCCGAGTTGAGGAGGGCTGGCCTGCGGCCAGCCTCCAACTCGCTGCCAAATGCTACCGGCTCACTGGTGATTTTTAATTGGCATTACTGGTGAAAAATAATCGTCACTGTCCAGAGAGGGCGATGGAACGATGGGAATGAGTTTGATTCGCGACCCCGTCGTTAACTCCAGGCTTTGCGGCATGATCGCAGCACCTGAGCCGGTCTCCAACGCCGTCACCAAGCCAACTCCGTCGTCGTATTCTTCCACAATGGGCGGGTGCGCTTTTGTCCCGCCGAACAATGCCCGGAGGTAGGCATGATATTCGGGATACTCTTTCCGACTATACGCCACCAACGATTGGTTTTTGAGCTGCGCCACTGAAACCGAACGGAGCTTGGCGAGCGGATGATTTCTTCCCACCGCTAACCGCAGGTGATCATGGACAAACTCCTCGAAATGCAAACCGCGCAGCATGGCGCGGGTCGGACGAACGAGAAAAGCGAGGTGTAATTTGCCTTCGTGGAGTCCGCGTAACATTTCCTCCGGCGAAAGGTCATGCAACTTCACCCGAACTCCCGCGAACTGCTTGCGGAATGCGCGTAAGGCTGGCGGCAGGAAACTTACGGTGGGCATTGGAGCGTAACCCACGTTTAACTCCTCGTGCTGTCCCGAAGCAACGACCCGAGCCGCTTTGACCGCTTCATCCGCCCGCCGCAACACCGCCCGCGACTCGACGAGAAAGGCCCGCCCCGCATCCGTCAGGCGCACGGATTTGGCGCTCCGTTCCAAAAGTAAAAAACCGAGTTCTTCCTCTAGATCGCGAATTTGCCGACTCAATCCGGGTTGCGAAACATGAAGGTTCAGCGCGGCGCGCGTGACGTTTTCGGCCTCGGCCACGGCTACGAAATAACGGAGATGACGAAGTTCCATGCTCGGTTGAGCATACCCTTTGGTTATGCTGAGGCAAGAATCATGGTCTTTCTCAGAGTCGGCACGGGTGTGGAATGCTGCTCACATGAAAAACATCGCAATCATCGGTTCGGGCAACATCGGCGGCAATCTCGCCCGCCTCTTTACCTCCAAACACAACGTCACTCTGGGATCGCGCAATCCCGAGCAGAGCCGCCTCAAACTCCCCGGCCTCACGATTACGGACTACACTCAAGCCGCCAAGTCTGCCAACATTGTAATTCTCGCGGTGCCGTTTTCTGAGGTCACTGCGATTGCCGCCAAGCTCGGCAGTCTCGCCGGAAAAATTCTCATTGATGTCACCAACCCACTCACGGCGGACTTTATGGCGCTGACCATTGGCCACACGACATCAGCAGGCGAAGCCATTCAGGCCGCCTTCCCTCAGGCGCACGTCGTCAAAGCTTTCAACACGGTGCTCGCTCAGGTGCTCGCGAAGGCAGTTTCCGGCGCGAAGTCGCTTCCGTCGGTTCTGGTCGCCGGCAATCATGCGGCGGCGAACGCCGAGGTCGTTCAACTGGCCAAGGATGCCGGCTTCAGCGCGTTTGACACTGGCGCAATCACCAATGCGCGTTACCTTGAACCTCTCGCCGCACTGGGAATTCAACTCGCCTACGCGAAGGGTCATGGCGGCGAAGTCGGTTTCGCGTTCGCAGCAGTCAACTAAGCCGCCTATGAAGCCCTGGCTCATATCCATTATTGCGTCGGTCGTAGTTGGAATCTCGATGGTTCACGCGCAGCCGATTGATCTTACGAAAACCAGGCTGCTGCCCATCAATGTCTCCTCCTCAACGAACGAGATCATGGGCCGGAGCGCGGTGCGGGTCACAAAGGACCCTGCGATCAAAGCGTTCGACGAGGCGACGTTCGCCAAACTCGTTGGGACTGACTTCAAAAATGGAACCATCGAGGTAGAGGTGCTGAGTCGATTGCTCAAAGACGCACCTGCCTATGCTCGTGGATTCATCGGCGTCGCCTTTCGCATCAATGAAGACAACTCCCGGTTCGAGAGTATTTATATTCGCCCGACGAATGGAAGAGCGGATGATCAGCTGCGGCGCAACGGCGCCACGCAGTATTTTTCCTATCCCAACTTCAAGTTTGACCGGCTCAGGAAAGAATCGCCGGGCAGGTATGAGTCCTACGCAGACATGGGCCTAAACGAATGGATCACGATCAAGATCGTGGTGCGGGACGAGAAGGCGAAGTTGTATCTGAATGGCGACGAGCATCCGGTGTTAGTCGTGAACGATCTTAAGCACGGTGCGGATTCATCGGGCGCCATCGGACTGTGGGTTGACGTGGGGACGGAAGGGTATTTCTCTGATTTGAGGATTCGGAAAGATTGACCAATAATCAGGCGTCACGCGCGGGTCGATGAAGGACATTTTTTCAATCACACGAAGCCAAAAGGAACGGAATCATGAACAGACGAGACGCCATCAAAGCCACCCTCAGTGTGGCAGCCGGAGTCGCCACGCTTCGAGCGGGATCACTTCTCGCCCAGCAGTCCGATGCGAAGCCTGCCACAACAGCGGCAGACACTATTTATCTGAACCCCGCGACCGGAGCCGATACCAACTCGGGAGCCAAGGACAATCCGCTCAAGACAATCGCTGAGGCGGCACGCCGCGTAAACCAAGCAGCCGGAGCCGGGCCGATGACTGTGGTTCTCTCTGAAGGAGTATATTCCGTCGGCGAAACCGCGACATTCAAACCGACTCAACGCAGCTTCACCAAAACAGACCGCCTTACGATCCGCGCTGAGGTGCTGCCCGACGACCCGGACTGGCACACCGGACGAATGCCGACCCTCATCCACACGTTGCCGCTGACCGGGCCGAATGCCAGGGGGCTTATCTTCGGACTGCTGACGGAGACGAGCCACGTCACGATTCGTGGCCTCAAGCTGCTGGGCGCACCGGTCGTTGAGGCGCCCAAGCCCGGCATGCTCGTCCGCGTCTAACCGATCGGCAGGATGGGCAAGCAGTTGGAGGACCTGGAAATCACGCAATGCGTTTTCGCCGGAGACAAGGTGACCAGTCCGAACCATCTCGGAATTCTCGCGCACGGCTCGGGCATCCAGGTCCACCACTGCGTCTTCTACAACGCGAAACTGACCGTGGTCTTCTGGACCAGCGGTAGTCGCGGGCACTCAATGCGAAACTGCTTCGTCCACGGCGCCTACGGGTCGGGCGTCTGGACGAGCGAGATCGCCGACGATTTCGAATTTCGGAACAACGTGATCGCCAACGGTAACTACGTGTGGACCTACCAGAGTGGTGCGTCGGCGGGACGCGACCCGGACGCCGGAGCACAAAGGAGCGGCTCGCCGACCGCGACCGAGAAACAGCGAGTGCATTACAAGGTCGTCAACAGCCTGTTCGCCGCGAACAAAAAGATGGCCTGCTCCGGCACGGGTGCGAACCTCGGGTTTAAGGACATTGATGCTTCTTTTATCGAACTCATCAACACCAAGATCTCGGACCAGCCTGTCACCGTCGAGCTTGACGAGACCAGGAAGAATTTCCTCCACCCGGTGGCCGGTTCGGAAGCAGCGAAGATCGGTGTGGGGCTGTTCCTGAACTCGGGCACATAAGGCCCTATGAAAAGGTGATATCCTGAGCGAGATACCAAGGCGTCAGATCGCCAGTGTCGGCGGTGCAGAGACGCAGGCCATCTTTCGACTTAATAGCGACTTTACGAGAAAACAGAACATGAAAAACGAAATCTATTCCATCTATCACCTGGCGATCGCTCCGTCGGACTTTGCCGCGTTTGAAAAACTAATTCAGCCCATCGTGGCGGCGACGCGCGAGGAACCCGACACGATGACTTACGAATATGTCGTGAATGCCGACCGCTCCTTCGTGCATATTATCGAGAGGTATCGTACGAACGGCCTGCTGCCTCACGTCGAACAAACCTTCGCGCCCTTCGCCGAGAGATTCCTAAAATTGGCCACGATCAAGAAGCTATTCGTTTACGGCGACACAACTCCTGAGATTCGCGCCAAACTCGACGGCTTCGGTGCCGAATATTTGACGCCGTTCGCGGGCTTTTCGCGGTAAAGGGCCCACCCACTTTTCTGTCAATGAGCTCCACCGAACCATCCAAGCCAATCGACCCGGGCGTCTCGATTGGTCATGTGCATCTCAAGGTGGCCGACCTGGAGCGTGCGCTCGCGTTTTACTGTGGCGTGTTGGGCTTTGAACTGATGCAGCGATTCGGGTCGCAAGCTGCGTTTGTTTCTGCCGGCGGCTATCATCATCACATCGGGCTGAACACCTGGGAAAGCGGCGGCGGTGCGCCTCCACGGCAGAGAGCGACCGGGTTGTATCATCTGGCAATTCTATATCCCACGCGAGCGGCGCTCGCCGATGCGCTGCATCGCGTCCTCGCAGCGGGGGTCGAACTTGAGGGTGCGTCCGACCACGGCGTGAGCGAGGCCATCTACTTGCGCGACCCTGATCGCAACGGAGTAGAGCTATACTGGGACAAGCCGAAAGAACAGTGGCCGCGCACGCCGGACGGCGGCGTTGCGATGTTTACGCGCCATTTGGATCTCAATGGCCTGACCGCGGAATCCAAACAATGAATACCATGAAACCGAATGATCGTGCGGCCATTGCAGCGAGGAGGGTGTTGATGCATCAGTCGGTGGCTGTGCTCTCACCCGAAACCCGAGAACCAAGTGACAGGAATTTAATACGAAACGTCGCCCGCCAGATCTGTTGCACTCTTTTGTTTCTCCTCTTTGCCTTCAGCAACGCCGTGGCCGCACCGGCGTTGGAGGTTCTCGGCAAGGACTACGAGTTTCCCAACAGGATCGCGGAATTCCCCGCTAAGCTCTCGGATTTCAAAAAGCTGGAGATCAATTCCTTCACCACGAGCGACGGGGTGAAACTCACCTATTGGGAGGCTGGAGAAGGCAAGCCGCTCATCTTCATTCCCGGCTGGTCCGCCAACGGCGCGGAGTATGTCAACGTGATGTTCCTCCTGAGCAAACATTATCACGTCTACGTTCTCGATCCCCGTAATCAGGGGCTTTCTCAGCGGGTCGATTTCGGGACGCGCATTTCCCGCTTTTCCGTGGATCTCAAAGAGTTCGTTGACCACCTTGGGGTGAAGTCGGCCAATTACTGCGGCTGGTCGATGGGAGCCGCGGTGCTGTGGAGCTACATTGAGCTGTTTGGCACGAAAGGTATCCACAAAGTGGCCTT
Coding sequences within:
- a CDS encoding NAD(P)-binding domain-containing protein, translating into MLRQESWSFSESARVWNAAHMKNIAIIGSGNIGGNLARLFTSKHNVTLGSRNPEQSRLKLPGLTITDYTQAAKSANIVILAVPFSEVTAIAAKLGSLAGKILIDVTNPLTADFMALTIGHTTSAGEAIQAAFPQAHVVKAFNTVLAQVLAKAVSGAKSLPSVLVAGNHAAANAEVVQLAKDAGFSAFDTGAITNARYLEPLAALGIQLAYAKGHGGEVGFAFAAVN
- a CDS encoding LysR substrate-binding domain-containing protein; the encoded protein is MELRHLRYFVAVAEAENVTRAALNLHVSQPGLSRQIRDLEEELGFLLLERSAKSVRLTDAGRAFLVESRAVLRRADEAVKAARVVASGQHEELNVGYAPMPTVSFLPPALRAFRKQFAGVRVKLHDLSPEEMLRGLHEGKLHLAFLVRPTRAMLRGLHFEEFVHDHLRLAVGRNHPLAKLRSVSVAQLKNQSLVAYSRKEYPEYHAYLRALFGGTKAHPPIVEEYDDGVGLVTALETGSGAAIMPQSLELTTGSRIKLIPIVPSPSLDSDDYFSPVMPIKNHQ
- a CDS encoding right-handed parallel beta-helix repeat-containing protein, with protein sequence MGKQLEDLEITQCVFAGDKVTSPNHLGILAHGSGIQVHHCVFYNAKLTVVFWTSGSRGHSMRNCFVHGAYGSGVWTSEIADDFEFRNNVIANGNYVWTYQSGASAGRDPDAGAQRSGSPTATEKQRVHYKVVNSLFAANKKMACSGTGANLGFKDIDASFIELINTKISDQPVTVELDETRKNFLHPVAGSEAAKIGVGLFLNSGT
- a CDS encoding VOC family protein, which translates into the protein MSSTEPSKPIDPGVSIGHVHLKVADLERALAFYCGVLGFELMQRFGSQAAFVSAGGYHHHIGLNTWESGGGAPPRQRATGLYHLAILYPTRAALADALHRVLAAGVELEGASDHGVSEAIYLRDPDRNGVELYWDKPKEQWPRTPDGGVAMFTRHLDLNGLTAESKQ